The proteins below come from a single Ignavibacteriales bacterium genomic window:
- a CDS encoding methylmalonyl-CoA mutase family protein: MFSEEYNKAKKSYENKLTKAEETGMKYTTVSGEPINPLYSPDDLAGQNFLDDINFPGEYPFTRGIHPTGYRGRVWTMRQFAGFGTPEDTNERFKYLLGHGQTGLSVAFDLPTLMGWDADAPLSQGEVGICGVAISSLKDMEILLDGIPLDKVSTSMTINSPAAMIFAFYLAVAQKQGVSFDKLRGTLQNDILKEYIAQKEFIFPPRPSMRIITDMIEYCTTEVTQWNPVSISGYHIREAGSTAAQELAYTLADGFAYIEACLERGMDIDSFAPRLSFFFNSHLDFFEEIAKYRAARRIYAKRLREKYGAKNPRSWWLRFHTQTAGCTLTAQQPENNIVRTAFQAMAAVLGGTQSLHTNSMDETLALPSEKAVKIALRTQQLLAYETGITNTVDPLGGSYFVESLTNKMEAEAERIFSEIDSLGGVVQAIEHGYFQKEIADSAYRYQKEFERKEKIIVGINEFVEENEVVDIPILQISPGVEAQQRKQLAELKQSRNQEAVEKSLEEIGAAARDGQNLMPVFVKAANNYVTLGEMVDELKQHFGIYEESAVF, translated from the coding sequence ATGTTTTCAGAAGAATATAATAAAGCAAAAAAATCATACGAGAATAAACTTACGAAAGCGGAAGAGACCGGAATGAAATATACAACCGTTTCCGGGGAGCCGATCAACCCGCTTTATTCACCGGATGATCTTGCCGGACAAAATTTTTTAGATGATATAAATTTTCCGGGCGAGTATCCATTCACACGCGGAATTCATCCGACCGGTTATAGAGGAAGAGTCTGGACTATGCGGCAGTTTGCGGGATTTGGTACGCCGGAAGATACTAATGAACGGTTCAAATATTTATTAGGGCATGGTCAAACGGGATTATCTGTTGCTTTCGATCTGCCGACATTAATGGGTTGGGATGCCGATGCGCCGCTGAGTCAAGGCGAAGTTGGAATCTGCGGTGTTGCGATCTCTTCGCTTAAGGATATGGAAATATTACTTGATGGAATTCCACTGGATAAAGTATCCACCTCTATGACAATAAATTCTCCGGCGGCGATGATCTTTGCATTTTATCTTGCCGTTGCGCAAAAACAAGGAGTTAGTTTTGATAAACTCCGCGGCACACTTCAGAATGATATTCTAAAAGAATATATCGCCCAGAAGGAATTTATTTTTCCGCCTCGCCCTTCGATGCGTATCATTACAGATATGATTGAATACTGCACAACTGAAGTAACTCAATGGAACCCGGTTTCAATCAGCGGTTATCATATTCGCGAAGCGGGTTCAACAGCAGCTCAGGAATTGGCTTATACATTGGCAGACGGATTCGCATATATAGAAGCATGTCTGGAAAGAGGAATGGATATCGATTCATTTGCACCCCGACTCTCATTCTTCTTCAATTCCCATTTAGATTTTTTTGAAGAGATAGCGAAGTACCGTGCGGCAAGAAGAATTTACGCAAAAAGACTGCGTGAAAAATACGGTGCAAAAAATCCGCGTTCATGGTGGTTACGTTTTCATACACAAACTGCTGGTTGCACATTGACCGCTCAGCAGCCGGAAAATAATATTGTACGTACGGCCTTTCAAGCAATGGCTGCAGTTCTCGGAGGTACACAATCGCTTCACACAAACTCAATGGATGAAACTCTTGCTCTTCCAAGTGAGAAAGCAGTTAAGATCGCCTTACGAACCCAGCAGCTATTGGCTTACGAGACTGGAATAACCAATACTGTAGATCCTCTCGGCGGCAGTTACTTTGTAGAATCGCTTACAAACAAAATGGAAGCAGAAGCAGAAAGAATTTTTTCCGAAATTGATTCGCTCGGCGGTGTGGTACAGGCAATTGAACATGGATATTTTCAAAAAGAAATTGCTGATTCGGCGTACAGGTATCAAAAAGAATTTGAACGAAAAGAAAAAATAATTGTCGGCATAAACGAATTTGTTGAAGAGAATGAAGTGGTTGATATACCGATTCTTCAAATTTCTCCAGGTGTTGAAGCACAGCAAAGAAAACAATTAGCAGAATTGAAACAGAGCCGAAATCAAGAAGCGGTTGAAAAAAGTTTAGAAGAAATTGGCGCTGCGGCGCGCGACGGACAAAATTTGATGCCGGTTTTTGTGAAAGCTGCGAATAATTATGTTACGCTTGGCGAAATGGTTGACGAATTAAAACAACATTTTGGTATATATGAAGAATCGGCTGTTTTCTAA
- the mutL gene encoding DNA mismatch repair endonuclease MutL produces the protein MNKKIKILPENLANKIAAGEVVNRPESVVKELVENAIDAGAHNIDVMIKGAGKVLIQVADDGEGMNEDDAELSIQRHATSKIETLDDLEAIGTFGFRGEALASIAAVSIFELKTERRDQELGTFIKVDDNSVITKEKGSFSKGTSISVKNLFYNVPARRNFLKSNQTELKHIIETFKKISLSHPEIGFKFYNDDDVVFDFPKSTIHERLKLVFAENILDATIEVKEITDYISLSGFVTKPAYLRRSKGEQYFFLNKRYVQSKIVNHAVFTAFENVLEKGDYPFFVLFMTIDQKKVDVNVHPSKLEVKFDDEKEIYSFVQAVIKKTIGSFDLVPSITFNGTPAERESLRFQNSTQTNRNDFSDRPFSPQTNNQERKPYILSEDEVDRLFDDLNREIKSTAPDSSVTTPFDERQTTEVYHESSTMQHMETPFLVLLHNKYILTQIKSGLMIIDSHVAHERILYELAMQSFEANIPFAQHLLFPQKVNLDPADYQLAKELEPYLTNLGFELKFQAKNVMVIVGIPSDVKVEHEVETLLEILHEYRKNEQLSQLEKRDNLAKSYSCKAAIKAGDKLTENEMRILVDKLFATSMPYVCPHGRPIVIKIPLEEFDKRFGRT, from the coding sequence TTGAATAAAAAAATCAAAATACTACCGGAGAATCTGGCAAATAAAATTGCTGCCGGAGAAGTTGTAAACCGTCCGGAATCGGTTGTAAAAGAATTGGTGGAGAACGCGATTGACGCCGGTGCTCATAATATTGATGTGATGATAAAAGGCGCGGGTAAAGTCTTGATTCAAGTTGCAGATGACGGCGAAGGGATGAATGAAGATGATGCTGAATTATCAATTCAGCGGCATGCAACCAGCAAGATAGAAACACTTGATGATCTTGAAGCGATCGGTACATTCGGCTTCCGAGGTGAAGCTCTTGCTTCAATTGCGGCAGTCAGTATTTTTGAATTAAAAACCGAACGGAGAGACCAGGAACTCGGAACATTTATAAAAGTTGACGATAATTCTGTCATCACAAAAGAAAAAGGTTCGTTCTCAAAAGGAACCTCAATTTCTGTAAAGAATCTTTTTTATAATGTACCTGCGCGCCGCAATTTTCTGAAAAGCAATCAAACAGAACTAAAGCACATAATCGAAACATTTAAGAAAATTTCTTTGAGCCACCCGGAAATTGGATTCAAATTTTATAACGACGACGATGTTGTGTTCGATTTTCCAAAATCTACAATTCATGAACGTTTGAAATTGGTCTTTGCGGAGAATATACTTGACGCGACTATTGAAGTGAAAGAGATAACAGATTATATATCACTGAGCGGCTTTGTAACCAAGCCGGCTTATTTGAGGCGCAGCAAAGGGGAGCAATACTTTTTCTTGAATAAGAGATATGTGCAGAGTAAAATTGTTAATCACGCCGTCTTTACTGCTTTTGAAAATGTTTTGGAAAAAGGGGATTATCCTTTTTTTGTTCTCTTTATGACGATTGACCAGAAGAAAGTTGATGTGAATGTTCATCCTTCAAAGTTGGAAGTGAAATTCGATGACGAGAAGGAGATCTATTCTTTCGTTCAAGCCGTGATTAAAAAAACAATCGGAAGTTTTGACCTTGTACCGAGCATAACTTTCAACGGTACTCCGGCAGAAAGGGAATCGTTACGTTTTCAGAATTCAACTCAAACGAACCGCAATGATTTTTCAGACAGACCGTTTTCACCGCAGACAAATAATCAAGAACGTAAACCTTACATATTAAGTGAAGATGAAGTTGACCGTTTGTTTGATGATCTGAACCGCGAGATAAAATCCACGGCACCGGATTCGTCAGTAACCACACCGTTTGATGAGAGACAAACTACGGAAGTTTATCATGAAAGCAGTACAATGCAGCATATGGAAACACCTTTCCTTGTTCTGCTTCATAACAAATATATTTTAACCCAGATCAAAAGCGGATTGATGATAATTGATTCTCACGTAGCGCATGAACGTATATTGTACGAACTGGCAATGCAGTCGTTCGAAGCGAACATTCCTTTTGCACAGCATCTTCTCTTTCCGCAGAAAGTAAATTTGGATCCCGCAGATTACCAGCTTGCAAAAGAACTGGAGCCGTATCTAACCAATCTCGGTTTCGAATTAAAATTCCAGGCTAAAAATGTTATGGTTATTGTCGGTATTCCATCCGATGTAAAAGTTGAACATGAAGTTGAAACGCTTTTGGAAATTCTTCATGAGTACAGAAAAAATGAACAGCTCAGTCAGCTTGAGAAAAGAGATAATCTTGCAAAATCATATTCATGCAAAGCGGCGATTAAAGCGGGTGATAAACTTACCGAAAATGAGATGCGGATTCTTGTTGATAAACTTTTCGCTACTTCAATGCCGTATGTTTGTCCTCACGGCAGACCAATTGTAATTAAAATTCCGTTAGAGGAGTTCGATAAGAGATTTGGAAGAACTTGA
- a CDS encoding dihydrofolate reductase: MKKIIIAAVSKNNVIGKAGKVPWHSKEELQHFRKNTIGFPVIMGRKTWEAIGKPLEGRLNLIVTGNTEFQTSFREAVIFYSLQHALDFCKTSVYEKVFIIGGGEIFKQAINDADEMMISEMNFETEGDVYFPEVDGTKWILESNELYADFIVHHYIRK; encoded by the coding sequence TTGAAAAAAATAATAATCGCGGCGGTCTCCAAAAACAATGTCATTGGTAAAGCGGGTAAAGTTCCATGGCACTCTAAAGAAGAACTTCAGCATTTCAGAAAAAACACAATCGGCTTTCCGGTTATTATGGGAAGAAAAACATGGGAAGCAATCGGCAAACCACTCGAAGGAAGACTCAATCTAATCGTAACCGGGAATACGGAATTTCAAACTTCATTCCGTGAAGCGGTAATTTTTTATTCACTTCAGCACGCATTGGATTTCTGCAAAACAAGCGTTTATGAAAAGGTTTTCATCATCGGCGGTGGGGAAATTTTCAAACAAGCCATTAATGATGCCGACGAGATGATGATTTCCGAAATGAATTTTGAGACTGAAGGAGATGTTTACTTTCCCGAGGTGGACGGAACCAAATGGATACTGGAATCAAATGAATTATACGCCGATTTCATTGTTCATCATTATATTAGGAAGTGA
- a CDS encoding PEGA domain-containing protein has protein sequence MKKFFLLLIMSVAVLSCRENIVEYTDDVRSGTIYLSSFPGGADIYFENNKTGKTTPDSLTSILPGSYTLKFRLSGYLDESVVVNVRPGEKRFVIVNFMDTY, from the coding sequence ATGAAAAAGTTCTTTCTACTTTTGATAATGTCGGTTGCAGTTTTAAGCTGTAGGGAAAATATTGTTGAGTACACGGACGATGTAAGGAGCGGTACAATATATTTAAGTTCGTTTCCCGGCGGAGCAGATATTTATTTCGAGAATAATAAAACCGGAAAAACTACGCCCGACAGTTTAACAAGCATCCTTCCCGGCAGTTATACATTAAAGTTCAGATTAAGCGGATACTTGGATGAGTCGGTTGTTGTGAATGTCCGTCCCGGAGAGAAGAGATTTGTTATTGTTAATTTTATGGATACTTATTGA